The following is a genomic window from Pirellulales bacterium.
CGAATCGAGCCAATCGATCATTCGCCGCAGGCTTTGTCGGCCGCGAAGCGCGGGGCCTGGATGCCGGACCGATTGCCCGAGCGTTTCAATCCGCACGCGGTCGGCCCGGGCAAGCCCGATGAAGCCGAGCGCGGCCGCGAGCTGCTTGGCGTACTGCAACTTCGTGGGATGCCCGAAATCCATCGAAGCGCTAGCGTCGATGAGCGCGAAGAAATGCAAATCTTCTTCCTCAAGAAACATTTTCAGGAACAGGCGGTCGAGCCGGGCATAGGTGTTCCAGTCGATGAACCGCAGATCGTCGCCGGGCACGTAACCGCGGAAATCGGCGAACTCGACGCTCTGCCCCTTCCGCGTGCTCCGCCGCTCGCCTTTCATCCGCCCCCGAAAAATCTTGCGGCTAATCAACTCCAGCCGCTCGAGCTGCACCAATAGCTCGGGAGTGAGCAGCGAAGTGGAGATGGCCGGGGGCATGGCACGAGAGGCTGTGAGGCTTTGAGACAGTGAGGCTTTGAGACAGTGAGGCTTTGAGACTGTGAGGCTTTGAGACTGTGAGGCCATGAGGACGAAGAGACGAGGACAAGGAACCACGCCGCTTGTGCGTCCTAATAGCCTCGCAGTTTCAAGCCTCACAGCCTGCCTACTGTAGGCTTTCGAGCAGGAGCCGCATCTTGCGCAGTTCGCCGACGTGGTCGACCTCCGCCATCGGCTTGATGCACACCGAAAGGGCCCGCTGGTAGTGGACCATGCTGAGCTGGGTCACGAGCCGGCCGTATTCGATCTCCCCCTGGCCGACACGAACCTGAAAAGCATCTTTGCGGGTGTCGCGGAGGTGGACATGGTAAACGTGCTTGAACACGTGTTCGTAGTTGGCTCCCTTGTGCGGACCGAAGATGAAATGGCTCGGATCCAGGGTGATGCCCAAGCCTTTCACATTGCCGCAGAGGACGATTGCCGTGTCGGGATCTTGCGTGATTCGGCCGACCTCGGTTTTCACGCCCACCAACACGCCGTCGCCCGAAGCGATCGACACCAATTCGCGGAGGCGTTCGATTTCGGCATTGAAGGGCGTGCCAAGCTCGGCCCCGGGCACGGTGATCGTCACCACCTTGGTGGCTTTGGCCAACCGGCAGCAGGCGGCGAATTGCTTGTAGTAATCGTCGCCTGGCGCGATGTCGACATCGTAGGCCACGGGAGTGAGCCGGTGCGTGTCGCGGCAGACGGCCACGGCCCGTTCCAAATCGGCCAGAACCTGCGACGGCTTCAGTTGTTTGCCGGCCTCTTTGATCGCGATTTCGACGTTCGTGAATTCCAAATCCACGAGCCGCTGCAGCGCTTCCTCGTGGGACAAATCCGGAAAACATTCGGTGGATGCGGCGACTAACACGCGGGAAACTCCCTTTTCAGGCGGTGAATCATCTGGGGGCGGAAACCGCCGATTGGACGAGGCGTCCGTTTCGTGCGATTAGCTT
Proteins encoded in this region:
- a CDS encoding sugar phosphate isomerase/epimerase translates to MLVAASTECFPDLSHEEALQRLVDLEFTNVEIAIKEAGKQLKPSQVLADLERAVAVCRDTHRLTPVAYDVDIAPGDDYYKQFAACCRLAKATKVVTITVPGAELGTPFNAEIERLRELVSIASGDGVLVGVKTEVGRITQDPDTAIVLCGNVKGLGITLDPSHFIFGPHKGANYEHVFKHVYHVHLRDTRKDAFQVRVGQGEIEYGRLVTQLSMVHYQRALSVCIKPMAEVDHVGELRKMRLLLESLQ
- a CDS encoding DUF58 domain-containing protein, producing MPPAISTSLLTPELLVQLERLELISRKIFRGRMKGERRSTRKGQSVEFADFRGYVPGDDLRFIDWNTYARLDRLFLKMFLEEEDLHFFALIDASASMDFGHPTKLQYAKQLAAALGFIGLARADRVRIETLGQSVRHPGPALRGRQSLRRMIDWLDSISCGEKISLADGVKNFCIRNSGKGILVLITDLMDKQGYETALRYLLAQQMDVYVIQTLSVEEIEPEITGDLRLVDCEDGDEADITVSAPLMARYKKTVEAFVDGARTFCNRRGMSYLLARNDVPVDQMVLGYLRRRGLVK